A single genomic interval of Halorubrum aethiopicum harbors:
- a CDS encoding bile acid:sodium symporter family protein, which produces MSIGTDGIRRASRIASKYFVVWVLVASALALYSPGTFTPIAPYITPLLGIIMLGMGLTLEPADFRRLVERPRDVAIGAVAQWIVMPLAAWGLVVAFDLPDALAVGLILVGAAPGGTASNVMTYLGKGDVALSVAITTVTTLAAPVVMPAWVVFILGESLQVTFMEMFVTIVQIVLIPVVLGFAIRYVLDRTAPRVAEVGLDVFPAVSVAAIVAIVAAVVGLNVENILTAAALAFAAVVIHNAVGLGSGYGIGKLTAMSEDRARACAFEVGLQNSGLAVALATSFFSPEAALIPALFSVWHNVSGPALASYFSASPPADAAGTEPATAD; this is translated from the coding sequence GTGAGCATCGGAACCGACGGGATCCGGCGGGCGAGCCGGATCGCGAGCAAGTACTTCGTCGTCTGGGTGCTCGTCGCCTCGGCGCTGGCGCTGTACTCGCCGGGGACGTTCACGCCGATCGCGCCGTACATCACGCCGCTTCTCGGGATCATCATGCTCGGGATGGGGCTCACGCTCGAGCCCGCGGACTTCAGGCGGCTCGTCGAGCGACCGCGCGACGTGGCGATCGGCGCGGTCGCCCAGTGGATCGTGATGCCGCTGGCGGCGTGGGGGCTCGTCGTCGCGTTCGACCTCCCGGACGCGCTCGCGGTCGGGCTGATCCTGGTCGGGGCCGCGCCCGGCGGCACCGCCTCGAACGTGATGACCTACCTGGGGAAAGGCGACGTTGCGCTCTCGGTGGCGATCACGACGGTCACCACGCTGGCCGCGCCGGTCGTCATGCCCGCCTGGGTCGTGTTCATCCTCGGCGAGAGCCTCCAGGTGACGTTCATGGAGATGTTCGTCACCATCGTCCAGATCGTCTTGATCCCGGTCGTGCTCGGGTTCGCGATCCGCTACGTCCTCGACCGGACGGCCCCGCGCGTCGCCGAGGTCGGTCTCGACGTGTTCCCGGCGGTGAGCGTCGCGGCCATCGTCGCCATCGTCGCCGCCGTGGTCGGCCTCAACGTCGAGAACATCCTGACCGCCGCGGCGCTGGCGTTCGCGGCCGTCGTGATCCACAACGCGGTCGGGCTCGGCTCGGGGTACGGAATCGGGAAGCTGACCGCGATGTCCGAGGACCGCGCCCGCGCCTGCGCGTTCGAGGTCGGCCTCCAGAACAGCGGGCTCGCGGTCGCGCTCGCCACCTCCTTCTTCAGCCCGGAGGCCGCGCTGATTCCGGCGCTGTTCTCGGTCTGGCACAACGTCTCGGGGCCGGCGCTGGCGAGCTACTTCTCGGCGAGCCCGCCCGCCGACGCCGCCGGGACGGAGCCGGCGACCGCGGACTGA
- a CDS encoding 5'-deoxyadenosine deaminase, translated as MLVTGTVVADADTVIEDGAVAIEDGAIAAVGEADALRETYPDHERRAFDLVAPGLVGGHVHSVQSLGRGIADDDALLDWLFDAVLPMEAAMDAEATRAAAELGYLECLESGTTTVVDHLSVNHAAEAFEAAIETGIRGRLGKVLMDKESPDGLLEDTEEALAESEALIEAYHGAAGGRVRYAVTPRFAVTCSEACLRGCRDLADRHDGVTIHTHASENEEEIQAVEAATGRRNVHWLDEVGLTGPDVTLAHCVHTDESERELLAETDTVVTHCPSSNMKLASGIAPVHDYLDRGIAVALGNDGPPCNNTLDPFTEMRQASLLGKVDARDPTRLPAEAVLRMATENGARAAGFDRIGRLAPGYAADVIGLTTERTRATPLHDPLSHLVYAAHGDDVVFTMVDGEVRYDGGEHVGIDAAAVRERATRQAERVVEAAGIEG; from the coding sequence ATGTTGGTAACCGGGACCGTGGTCGCCGACGCCGACACCGTCATCGAGGACGGCGCGGTCGCGATCGAGGACGGCGCGATCGCCGCGGTCGGCGAGGCGGACGCCCTCCGCGAGACGTACCCCGACCACGAGCGGCGGGCGTTCGACCTCGTCGCGCCCGGACTGGTCGGCGGGCACGTCCACTCCGTCCAGTCGCTCGGGCGGGGGATCGCCGACGACGACGCCCTCCTCGACTGGCTCTTCGACGCCGTGTTGCCGATGGAGGCGGCGATGGACGCGGAGGCGACCCGCGCCGCCGCCGAACTCGGCTACCTCGAGTGTCTCGAGTCGGGGACGACGACGGTCGTCGACCACCTCTCCGTGAACCACGCGGCCGAGGCGTTCGAGGCGGCGATCGAGACGGGGATCCGCGGACGGCTCGGCAAGGTGCTGATGGACAAGGAGTCGCCGGACGGCCTGCTCGAGGACACCGAGGAGGCGCTCGCGGAGAGCGAGGCGCTGATCGAGGCGTACCACGGCGCGGCCGGCGGCCGGGTGCGCTACGCGGTCACGCCGCGGTTCGCCGTCACCTGTAGCGAGGCGTGCCTGCGCGGCTGTCGCGACCTCGCGGACCGCCACGACGGGGTGACGATCCACACCCACGCCAGCGAGAACGAAGAGGAGATACAGGCGGTCGAGGCCGCCACCGGGAGACGGAACGTCCACTGGCTCGACGAGGTCGGGCTCACCGGGCCGGACGTGACGCTCGCCCACTGCGTCCACACCGACGAGAGCGAACGGGAGCTCCTCGCGGAGACGGACACCGTCGTCACGCACTGCCCCTCCTCGAACATGAAACTCGCCTCGGGGATCGCCCCGGTCCACGACTACCTCGACCGCGGGATCGCGGTCGCGCTCGGCAACGACGGGCCGCCGTGTAACAACACGCTCGATCCCTTCACGGAGATGCGGCAGGCGAGCCTCCTCGGGAAGGTGGACGCCCGCGACCCCACCAGACTCCCGGCGGAGGCGGTCCTCCGGATGGCGACGGAGAACGGCGCGCGCGCCGCCGGCTTCGATCGGATCGGCCGGCTCGCGCCGGGGTACGCGGCGGACGTGATCGGTCTCACGACCGAGAGGACGCGGGCGACCCCGCTCCACGACCCGCTCTCACACCTCGTGTACGCCGCCCACGGCGACGACGTGGTCTTCACGATGGTCGACGGCGAGGTCCGGTACGACGGCGGCGAGCACGTCGGGATCGACGCCGCGGCGGTCCGCGAGCGCGCGACCCGCCAGGCCGAGCGGGTCGTCGAGGCGGCCGGGATCGAGGGCTGA
- a CDS encoding SHOCT domain-containing protein has product MAALPTFEKKRLMGLVAVLSFGLTSLFAVLELGVLVPATFVVGFLILLPVVAVLGEDFPLVEPADATAEAAATADAGQAGSREDDPVATLRRRYATGEIDEAEFERRLDRLLETEELEGTVDGDEARRRADELTEIEAELESNSTSP; this is encoded by the coding sequence ATGGCTGCCCTCCCCACGTTCGAGAAGAAGCGGCTCATGGGACTGGTCGCGGTGCTCTCGTTCGGGCTGACCTCGCTCTTCGCGGTGCTCGAACTCGGCGTGCTCGTCCCCGCGACGTTCGTGGTCGGCTTCCTGATCCTGCTCCCGGTGGTGGCGGTCCTCGGCGAGGACTTCCCGCTCGTCGAGCCCGCGGACGCGACGGCCGAGGCGGCGGCGACCGCGGACGCCGGGCAAGCGGGGAGCCGCGAGGACGACCCGGTCGCGACGCTCCGGCGGCGGTACGCGACCGGCGAGATCGACGAGGCGGAGTTCGAGCGGCGGCTCGACCGGCTGCTGGAGACCGAGGAGCTCGAGGGAACGGTCGACGGCGACGAAGCTCGGCGACGAGCGGACGAGCTGACGGAGATAGAGGCGGAGCTGGAGTCGAACTCCACGTCCCCGTGA
- a CDS encoding non-canonical purine NTP pyrophosphatase, translated as MAPRGDGGFGYDPIFEHDGETFAEMDTERKNAVSHRGRALEKFAEWYANR; from the coding sequence GTGGCCCCGCGCGGCGACGGCGGGTTCGGCTACGACCCCATCTTCGAACACGACGGCGAGACGTTCGCGGAGATGGACACCGAACGGAAGAACGCGGTCTCACACCGCGGCCGGGCGCTGGAGAAGTTCGCGGAGTGGTACGCGAACCGCTGA
- a CDS encoding NAD(P)/FAD-dependent oxidoreductase, translating to MDPIVIVGGGIVGASLAYRLRDHPRPVALYERDALGSGTTGDSVAIFVRHQSRPDPLSHELRERAWEHYEPLIEDGTLDFERIGTLDVARTDRGLADRREAAEALSEFGVEASILEPAELADHGLDPDAVTGAMWTPNDGYLDPAEIVQHYVREATAGDGGVTVETGTAVTDLRVEDGAVVGIETANGTRPAATVVNAAGPWAPAVNDMAGVSLPFRHNRGPVVVLGKEEPFSLPFVQFGDGLYVRGEGRTQAFGGRFGASYEDAGRLDPTDARSVDHDFYLEIGERIETAIPRLEGAEVVADWVGVRTLTPDGVPAVGESAVDGFYLAAGMNGLGVTLAPAIGEFLAKRIAGESVDPEVAAYLSPDRFA from the coding sequence ATGGACCCGATCGTCATCGTCGGCGGCGGCATCGTCGGCGCGAGCCTCGCGTATCGCCTGCGCGACCACCCCCGCCCGGTCGCGCTCTACGAGCGCGACGCGCTCGGCTCCGGGACCACCGGCGACTCCGTGGCGATCTTCGTCCGCCACCAGTCGCGTCCCGACCCGCTGAGCCACGAGCTGCGCGAGCGCGCGTGGGAGCACTACGAGCCGCTGATCGAGGACGGCACCCTCGACTTCGAGCGGATCGGGACGCTCGACGTCGCCCGGACCGACCGGGGGCTGGCCGACCGCCGCGAGGCCGCGGAGGCGCTCTCCGAGTTCGGGGTCGAGGCGTCGATCCTCGAGCCGGCCGAGCTCGCCGACCACGGGCTCGACCCCGACGCGGTCACCGGCGCGATGTGGACCCCGAACGACGGCTACCTCGACCCCGCGGAGATCGTCCAACACTACGTCCGCGAGGCGACCGCGGGCGACGGCGGCGTCACGGTCGAGACCGGTACCGCCGTGACGGACCTCCGCGTCGAGGACGGCGCGGTCGTCGGGATCGAGACGGCGAACGGCACGCGACCGGCCGCCACGGTGGTGAACGCGGCGGGGCCGTGGGCCCCGGCCGTGAACGACATGGCCGGCGTCTCGCTGCCGTTCCGACACAACCGCGGGCCGGTCGTCGTGCTCGGGAAGGAGGAGCCGTTCTCGCTCCCCTTCGTCCAGTTCGGCGACGGGCTCTACGTCCGCGGCGAGGGGCGAACTCAGGCGTTCGGCGGGCGCTTCGGCGCGAGCTACGAGGACGCCGGACGCCTCGATCCGACCGACGCCCGATCGGTCGATCACGACTTCTACCTCGAGATCGGCGAGCGGATCGAGACCGCGATCCCGCGGCTCGAGGGGGCCGAGGTCGTCGCCGACTGGGTCGGGGTCCGGACGCTCACGCCCGACGGCGTCCCGGCCGTCGGCGAGTCGGCGGTCGACGGCTTCTACCTCGCCGCCGGCATGAACGGCCTCGGCGTCACGCTCGCGCCCGCGATCGGGGAGTTCCTCGCGAAGCGGATCGCCGGCGAGTCGGTCGATCCCGAGGTCGCGGCGTACCTGTCTCCGGACCGGTTCGCGTGA
- a CDS encoding uroporphyrinogen-III synthase, with the protein MSDDADRPGDDSGPRVAVFRPDDERIDEAVDLLASLGARPVPDPMLAVEPTGAVPGDAAAFVVFTSKTGVELAAAAGWEPGDATLVAIGPSTAAAAREAGWTVDLVPEEYTSAGLVAALRGRVDGERVEVARSDHGSSVLLDGLRDAGAAVTETVLYRLTRPADAGDSADLAAAGDLDALAFTSSLTVEHFLAAADERGIRGAALAGANDAVVGAIGPPTAETAADLGMDVDVVPDAADFEALAEAVVAAVEGLPAGSDAPAAAEDGGD; encoded by the coding sequence GTGAGCGACGACGCGGACCGCCCCGGCGACGATTCCGGCCCACGCGTCGCCGTCTTCCGCCCTGACGACGAGCGGATCGACGAGGCGGTCGACCTCCTCGCCTCGCTCGGGGCCCGCCCCGTTCCGGACCCGATGCTCGCGGTCGAGCCGACGGGCGCGGTCCCGGGCGACGCCGCCGCCTTCGTCGTGTTCACGAGCAAGACGGGCGTCGAACTCGCCGCGGCGGCCGGCTGGGAACCCGGCGACGCGACGCTCGTCGCCATCGGCCCGTCGACCGCGGCGGCCGCCCGCGAGGCCGGCTGGACGGTCGATCTGGTCCCCGAGGAGTACACCTCCGCGGGTCTCGTGGCGGCGCTTCGCGGTCGGGTCGACGGCGAGCGCGTCGAGGTCGCCCGCTCGGACCACGGAAGCAGCGTACTGCTCGACGGGCTCCGCGACGCCGGCGCGGCCGTCACCGAGACGGTCCTCTACCGGCTGACGCGGCCGGCGGACGCCGGCGACTCCGCCGACCTCGCCGCCGCCGGCGACCTCGACGCGCTCGCGTTCACCTCCTCGCTCACGGTCGAACACTTCCTCGCGGCCGCCGACGAGCGGGGGATCCGGGGGGCGGCGCTGGCCGGCGCGAACGACGCGGTCGTCGGCGCGATCGGCCCGCCGACCGCCGAGACGGCGGCGGACCTCGGGATGGACGTCGACGTGGTCCCCGACGCGGCCGACTTCGAGGCGCTCGCCGAGGCCGTCGTCGCGGCGGTCGAGGGCCTTCCGGCCGGGAGCGACGCGCCCGCGGCCGCCGAGGACGGGGGCGACTGA
- a CDS encoding GAF domain-containing protein: MSASSDAIRVLHVDDEPELAEMAATFLEREDDRIDVETASNASEGLERLAAGDVDCVVSDYDMPGRNGIEFLEAVREEHPDLPFLLYTGKGSEEVASEAIAAGVTDYLQKERGTSQYAVLANRVANAVEQYRTRRRAAELDRIRTLASDVNQAIVRADSRAAVEARVCEVLSDSDPYLFAWIGEVDPETNRVEPGTSAGTERGYLDGITITTDESATGQGPAGTAVRERRVAVSQNVAEDPEFEPWKANAIERGFRAVAALPLEYRDTLYGVLAVYADRPNAFDANERDLLAELGNDVAHVLHSFEVRASLREERDFVEQALDSLNDVFYVIDADGTFRRWNDHLTAVTGHTDEAIGRMRATDLFPEDERERIDDAIDEALAARETTVESALLTADGDRVPYEFTASRLTDLDGDLIGLIGIGRDLTEHRRRERRLERLVDNLPGMVYRCVNEPGWPMEDVRGEVTALTGYRSSELEDGTDIYGERIIHPDDRERVWRSIQAAVDDREPFEITYRIRTKEGEIKWVWERGRGIRTEDGRVEALEGFITDVTGQERYTRVIDALHETAQSVMRAETAERAAEIAVETVHDVLDMPASAIHLHDEDDDTLVPVAWTDLTEELVGEPPTFASGEGLAGRAFETGRPVIHDDLSTVPERFNPDTPVRSEIIIPLDDHGVLLIGSTTPDAFDDADVSLAETVAAHTTTALDRIAHQRELERQNEQLSEFANIVSHDLRNPLNVASGHLELARAERDDEHLDAVAKAHDRIGALIDDLLELAREGGGVTDSSPVDLGALVRDCWENVDTGEATLDVAVDRTVRADRNRLAQLFENLIRNGVEHGGDDVTISVGDLDDGFYVADDGPGIPDGERGRVFESGYSTRADGTGFGLAIVGEIVDAHGWEVRATESEAGGARFEITGLDPDAA, translated from the coding sequence ATGAGCGCATCCTCCGACGCGATCCGTGTCCTCCACGTCGACGACGAGCCGGAGCTCGCGGAGATGGCGGCGACCTTCCTCGAACGCGAGGACGACCGGATCGACGTCGAGACGGCGTCGAACGCGAGCGAGGGGTTAGAGCGTCTCGCCGCCGGCGACGTCGACTGCGTGGTCTCCGACTACGACATGCCCGGCCGGAACGGCATCGAGTTCCTCGAGGCCGTCCGCGAGGAGCACCCGGACCTCCCCTTCCTCCTCTACACGGGCAAGGGGAGCGAGGAGGTCGCGAGCGAGGCGATCGCCGCCGGCGTCACGGACTACCTCCAGAAGGAGCGCGGAACCAGCCAGTACGCCGTCCTCGCGAACCGCGTCGCCAACGCGGTCGAGCAGTACCGGACCCGCCGGCGGGCCGCCGAACTCGACCGCATCCGCACGCTCGCCAGCGACGTCAACCAGGCGATCGTGCGCGCGGACTCGCGGGCGGCGGTGGAGGCTCGCGTCTGTGAGGTCCTCAGCGACTCCGACCCCTACCTGTTCGCGTGGATCGGCGAGGTCGATCCCGAGACGAACCGCGTCGAACCGGGAACGTCCGCGGGCACGGAACGCGGGTACCTCGACGGGATAACCATCACCACGGACGAGAGCGCCACCGGGCAGGGGCCCGCCGGCACGGCGGTCCGCGAACGGCGGGTCGCCGTCTCACAGAACGTCGCCGAGGACCCCGAGTTCGAGCCGTGGAAGGCGAACGCGATCGAACGCGGGTTTCGGGCGGTCGCCGCCCTCCCGCTCGAGTACCGGGACACCCTGTACGGCGTGCTGGCGGTCTACGCCGACCGCCCGAACGCGTTCGACGCGAACGAGCGCGACCTCCTCGCCGAACTCGGCAACGACGTCGCCCACGTCCTCCACTCCTTCGAGGTGCGGGCGAGCCTTCGCGAGGAGCGCGACTTCGTCGAGCAGGCCCTCGATTCGCTCAACGACGTCTTCTACGTCATCGACGCCGACGGGACGTTCCGCCGGTGGAACGACCACCTCACGGCGGTCACCGGTCACACGGACGAGGCGATCGGGCGGATGCGGGCGACCGACCTCTTCCCCGAGGACGAACGGGAGCGGATCGACGACGCGATCGACGAGGCGCTCGCCGCCAGGGAGACGACCGTCGAATCCGCGCTTCTGACGGCGGACGGCGACCGCGTTCCCTACGAGTTCACCGCGTCGCGTCTGACCGACCTCGACGGCGATCTGATCGGGCTCATCGGGATCGGCCGGGACCTCACGGAGCACAGGCGACGCGAACGACGGCTCGAACGGCTCGTCGACAACCTGCCGGGAATGGTCTACCGGTGTGTCAACGAGCCCGGGTGGCCGATGGAGGACGTTCGGGGTGAAGTGACGGCTCTGACGGGGTACCGTTCGTCCGAACTGGAGGACGGGACCGACATCTACGGCGAGCGGATCATCCATCCCGACGACCGAGAGCGGGTCTGGCGTTCGATACAGGCCGCGGTCGACGACCGCGAGCCGTTCGAGATCACCTACCGGATCCGCACCAAGGAGGGGGAGATCAAGTGGGTGTGGGAACGCGGCCGGGGGATCCGTACCGAGGACGGCCGCGTGGAGGCCCTCGAGGGGTTCATCACGGACGTCACCGGGCAGGAGCGGTACACGCGGGTCATCGACGCGCTCCACGAGACCGCACAGTCGGTCATGCGGGCCGAGACGGCGGAACGGGCCGCCGAGATCGCCGTCGAGACCGTTCACGACGTCCTCGACATGCCGGCGAGCGCCATTCACCTCCACGACGAGGACGACGACACGCTGGTGCCGGTCGCGTGGACGGACCTGACCGAGGAGCTCGTCGGCGAACCCCCGACCTTCGCGTCCGGGGAGGGACTCGCCGGAAGGGCGTTCGAGACGGGTCGGCCGGTGATCCACGACGACCTCTCGACGGTCCCCGAACGGTTCAACCCGGACACGCCCGTCAGGAGCGAGATCATCATCCCGCTCGACGATCACGGCGTGCTCCTCATCGGGTCGACCACCCCCGACGCGTTCGACGACGCGGACGTCTCGCTCGCGGAGACCGTCGCCGCGCACACGACGACCGCGCTCGACCGGATCGCACACCAGCGGGAGCTGGAACGGCAGAACGAACAGCTGTCGGAGTTCGCGAACATCGTCTCTCACGACCTCCGGAACCCGTTGAACGTGGCCTCGGGTCACCTCGAACTCGCCCGCGCGGAGCGTGACGACGAGCACCTCGACGCGGTGGCGAAGGCACACGACCGGATCGGGGCGTTGATCGACGACCTGCTGGAGTTGGCTCGCGAGGGAGGCGGCGTGACCGACTCGTCGCCGGTCGATCTGGGCGCGCTCGTCCGGGACTGCTGGGAGAACGTGGACACCGGAGAGGCGACGCTCGACGTCGCCGTCGACCGCACGGTTCGGGCCGACCGGAACCGGCTCGCACAGCTCTTCGAGAACCTGATCCGGAACGGCGTCGAGCACGGCGGCGACGACGTGACGATCTCGGTCGGCGACCTGGACGACGGGTTCTACGTCGCCGACGACGGGCCCGGGATCCCGGACGGCGAGCGCGGACGGGTCTTCGAGTCCGGCTACTCGACGCGCGCGGACGGAACCGGGTTCGGCCTCGCGATCGTCGGAGAGATCGTCGACGCGCACGGCTGGGAGGTGCGGGCGACCGAGAGCGAGGCCGGCGGGGCACGCTTCGAGATCACCGGTCTCGACCCCGACGCGGCGTAG
- a CDS encoding CDP-alcohol phosphatidyltransferase family protein, giving the protein MGPRDRVVRRLPIDGGWIPLVALWAVPTGIGAAGLLAAGLPPVALGGVALGGAVAVAAIRVATGRAREAAGGEPVTAATAVTTLRASALALLGAYLVVDPAAGEAASGWLAGGLFAVAAGGDAVDGAVARATDAVTDLGAELDVEVDGATVLVGATAAVLAGAAPVVFLAVGLARPLFAYGLRRRRRLGLPTHDLRPSRLRRPIGGATMLATWLALSPVPGEGLSRLLTTAVAVPVVASFARDWLVASGRL; this is encoded by the coding sequence ATGGGCCCGAGAGATCGCGTCGTCCGCCGGCTTCCGATCGACGGCGGCTGGATCCCGCTCGTCGCGCTGTGGGCGGTCCCGACCGGGATCGGCGCGGCGGGACTGCTCGCCGCCGGGCTCCCCCCCGTCGCGCTCGGCGGCGTCGCGCTCGGCGGGGCGGTCGCGGTCGCGGCGATCCGGGTCGCGACCGGGCGAGCCCGCGAGGCGGCCGGCGGGGAGCCGGTGACGGCGGCGACCGCGGTGACGACCCTCCGCGCGTCGGCGCTCGCGCTGCTCGGCGCGTACCTCGTCGTCGACCCGGCGGCGGGCGAGGCCGCGAGCGGCTGGCTCGCCGGCGGGCTGTTCGCGGTCGCGGCCGGCGGCGACGCGGTCGACGGCGCGGTCGCGCGCGCGACCGACGCCGTGACCGACCTCGGCGCGGAACTGGACGTGGAGGTCGACGGCGCGACCGTCCTCGTGGGCGCGACGGCCGCAGTGCTGGCCGGCGCGGCCCCGGTCGTGTTCCTCGCGGTCGGGCTCGCCCGGCCGCTCTTCGCCTACGGGCTCCGCCGACGACGACGACTGGGGCTCCCGACGCACGACCTGCGGCCGAGCCGGCTCCGTCGGCCGATCGGCGGAGCGACGATGCTCGCGACGTGGCTCGCGCTGTCACCGGTTCCGGGGGAGGGTCTCTCGCGGCTTCTCACGACCGCCGTGGCGGTGCCGGTCGTCGCCTCCTTCGCGCGCGACTGGCTCGTCGCCAGCGGCCGGCTGTGA
- a CDS encoding DUF7475 family protein yields the protein MVDDTSATATAGRMGSLTSTHWVGIAAAVVSALVHLALGVGFLGDFLETGLGVSLAMGVSFLVATAGFSVGVWFVLTDRFRPTVYLLGIPFTAGQIVLWYALNSPGLPAPPAINPMSAADKLAQVVLIAVLVVLYRRES from the coding sequence ATGGTAGACGACACGTCCGCGACCGCCACCGCGGGTCGAATGGGGTCGCTCACCTCGACGCACTGGGTCGGTATCGCCGCCGCGGTCGTGAGCGCGCTCGTCCACCTCGCGTTGGGAGTCGGGTTCCTCGGCGACTTCCTCGAGACGGGGCTCGGCGTCTCGCTGGCGATGGGCGTCTCCTTCCTCGTCGCGACCGCGGGGTTTTCGGTCGGCGTCTGGTTCGTCCTCACCGACCGCTTCCGGCCGACGGTCTACCTGCTGGGGATCCCCTTCACCGCCGGTCAGATCGTCCTCTGGTACGCCCTCAACAGCCCCGGACTCCCCGCGCCGCCGGCGATAAACCCGATGTCGGCGGCCGACAAACTCGCGCAGGTCGTCCTGATCGCGGTGCTCGTGGTCCTGTACCGTCGGGAGTCGTGA
- the cobA gene encoding uroporphyrinogen-III C-methyltransferase, whose translation MSEDAAGSAGDRDRGPADDASHDDEVGTVFLVGSGPGDPDLLTVKAARLIEEADVVLHDKLPGPEILGEIPESKREDVGKRAGGEWTPQEYTNRRMVELAREGKRVVRLKGGDPFVFGRGGEEAEHLAEAGVPFEVVPGITSAVAGPAVAGIPVTHRDHASSVSFVTGHEDPTKEESAVDWDALAATGGTIVVLMGVGKLPAYVAELREAGMDPETPVALVERATWPDMRVATGTLETIVDARDEAGIEPPAITVIGEVAATRERVIAFLRNADPTDPGGDGA comes from the coding sequence ATGAGTGAGGACGCGGCGGGGTCGGCGGGTGATCGCGACCGGGGTCCCGCCGACGACGCCAGCCACGACGACGAGGTCGGAACGGTGTTCCTCGTCGGCTCCGGGCCGGGCGACCCGGACCTCCTGACCGTGAAGGCGGCCCGGCTGATCGAGGAGGCGGACGTCGTGCTCCACGACAAGCTGCCCGGCCCCGAGATCCTCGGCGAGATCCCCGAGTCGAAACGCGAGGACGTGGGCAAGCGCGCCGGCGGCGAGTGGACCCCACAGGAGTACACGAACCGCCGCATGGTCGAGTTGGCCCGCGAGGGGAAACGCGTCGTCCGGCTCAAGGGCGGCGACCCGTTCGTCTTCGGGCGCGGCGGCGAGGAGGCCGAACACCTCGCCGAGGCGGGCGTCCCCTTCGAGGTCGTCCCGGGGATCACCTCCGCGGTCGCCGGCCCGGCGGTCGCCGGGATCCCCGTCACGCACCGCGATCACGCCTCCTCGGTCTCGTTCGTCACCGGCCACGAGGACCCGACGAAAGAGGAGTCCGCGGTCGACTGGGACGCGCTCGCGGCCACCGGGGGAACGATCGTCGTCCTGATGGGCGTCGGGAAGCTGCCCGCCTACGTCGCGGAGCTCCGCGAGGCGGGGATGGACCCGGAGACGCCGGTCGCGCTCGTCGAGCGCGCGACGTGGCCCGACATGCGCGTCGCGACCGGCACGCTGGAGACGATCGTCGACGCCCGCGACGAGGCCGGGATCGAGCCGCCCGCGATCACCGTGATCGGCGAGGTGGCCGCAACCCGCGAGCGCGTGATCGCCTTCCTGCGGAACGCGGACCCGACCGACCCCGGAGGTGACGGCGCGTGA